One window of the Hippoglossus hippoglossus isolate fHipHip1 chromosome 9, fHipHip1.pri, whole genome shotgun sequence genome contains the following:
- the ccn1l2 gene encoding cellular communication network factor 1, like 2 → MLIPVTVQQIISTLFVLSSAAVTSAESECPAQCSCASSPPLCPLGISWVTDHCGCCKICARQFNEDCNATEPCDHIKGLRCHLGAGGDPKRGLCRAEAQGLPCEFSGRVYQHGEDFQPNCQHQCTCMDGVVGCMPLCPQQVPLPTWRCPRPRLVRLEARCCEEWVCDDDNHISEEPDELTHTSRRDNQHLPNHISALLQTRGTPFREMVSFPMSEVLTKSTCFPQTTTWTECSTTCGMGVSSRVTNDNPDCRLLRETRLCQVRQCELQPPVANKKGKRCQRTVRPQDPIRITFAGCSTAQQYRPRTCGTCTDGRCCTPSLSRTVRLHFHCPDGEGFYRNVMWIQRCSCSTSCHSNSRPSSPSVSLHNDIHTFRH, encoded by the exons ATGCTTATCCCTGTTACTGTGCAACAGATCATTTCCACCCTGTTTGTGCTCAGCAGTGCTGCAGTAACG TCTGCAGAGAGTGAGTGTCCAGCTCAATGCTCCTGTGCCTCCTCACCTCCGCTCTGCCCGCTGGGCATCAGCTGGGTGACAGACCACTGTGGCTGCTGTAAGATCTGTGCTCGACAGTTCAATGAGGACTGCAACGCCACCGAACCCTGTGATCACATCAAGGGGCTACGCTGCCATCTTGGGGCTGGAGGAGACCCCAAGAGAGGACTGTGTCGAG CTGAGGCCCAGGGTTTGCCCTGCGAGTTCAGCGGGCGGGTGTACCAGCACGGCGAGGACTTTCAGCCCAACTGTCAGCACCAGTGCACCTGTATGGATGGGGTGGTGGGCTGCATGCCCCTCTGTCCTCAACAAGTGCCTCTACCCACCTGGCGCTGCCCAAGGCCCCGGCTGGTCAGGCTTGAGGCCCGGTGCTGCGAGGAATGGGTGTGTGACGACGACAACCACATCAGTGAGGAGCCAGACGAGTTGACACACACCTCCCGACGAGACAACCAGCACCTTCCCAACCACATCAGTGCCTTGCTGCAGACCAGAGGGACCCCGTTCAGAG AGATGGTGTCCTTCCCCATGTCTGAGGTATTGACCAAATCCACCTGTTTCCCACAAACCACCACATGGACTGAGTGTTCCACCACATGTGGGATGGGCGTTTCTAGCCGTGTGACCAATGACAACCCAGACTGTCGGCTGCTCAGAGAAACCAGACTGTGCCAGGTCCGACAATGTGAGCTGCAGCCTCCCGTAGCTAACAAG AAGGGGAAGAGGTGCCAGCGAACTGTACGCCCCCAGGACCCAATCAGAATCACCTTTGCTGGATGCTCAACAGCACAGCAGTACCGCCCTCGCACCTGTGGGACTTGCACCGATGGCCGCTGCTGCACGCCGTCCCTCTCCCGGACCGTGAGACTTCATTTCCACTGCCCCGATGGAGAGGGTTTCTACAGGAACGTCATGTGGATACAGCGGTGCAGTTGCAGTACAAGCTGCCATTCAAACAGCAGGCCCTCTAGCCCTTCAGTCAGTCTCCACAATGACATCCACACCTTCAGGCACTGA